A window of Cryptomeria japonica chromosome 3, Sugi_1.0, whole genome shotgun sequence contains these coding sequences:
- the LOC131027883 gene encoding glutathione S-transferase 3 produces MAMIKVHGYQLSTATAMVRACLNEKDLEYEFVIVDLSKGAHKQPPFLALNPFGQVPVIQDGDLTLFESRAIVKYLAKKYEGQGTNLLGSTIGEQAMVEQWSHVESQSFTAPCSEVVFQILIVPMIGGKTDQAVVDSSLKKLSNVLDIYEERLSKSKYLAGSFFSLADLQHLSYIHALVNLAGQGEVVTSRVHVKTWWEDISSRPAWKKVAEAMKL; encoded by the exons ATGGCTATGATCAAAGTTCATGGCTATCAGTTGTCCACTGCAACTGCAATGGTGCGTGCTTGTTTAAATGAGAAGGACTTGGAGTATGAGTTTGTCATTGTAGATCTCTCTAAGGGCGCTCACAAGCAACCTCCCTTTCTGGCTCTCAAT CCATTTGGACAAGTTCCTGTCATTCAAGATGGAGATCTCACCTTATTCG AGTCGAGAGCCATTGTCAAATATCTAGCAAAGAAGTACGAGGGGCAAGGGACCAATCTGTTGGGAAGTACAATAGGAGAGCAAGCCATGGTAGAGCAATGGTCTCATGTGGAATCACAATCATTTACTGCTCCCTGCTCTGAAGTGGTGTTTCAGATCCTGATCGTCCCCATGATTGGAGGAAAGACAGACCAAGCAGTAGTGGATAGCAGCCTTAAAAAGTTGAGTAACGTGCTGGACATTTATGAAGAAAGACTTTCAAAGAGCAAGTACTTAGCCGGGTCTTTCTTTAGCTTGGCTGATCTTCAACATCTATCATATATCCACGCCCTTGTGAATCTAGCTGGACAGGGAGAAGTTGTAACCTCCAGAGTGCATGTGAAGACATGGTGGGAAGACATCTCTTCTCGCCCTGCTTGGAAGAAAGTTGCAGAGGCGATGAAACTCTAA